From Micromonospora echinospora:
GCCACCGGGCAGCACCACGAACGCCTGGGCGTACTTGACGAACATGGTCTTGCGGACGAAGAAGTAGCGGAAGTCGATGGCCAGGTCGACCCAGTCGTTGAGGCCCTGCTCGAACGGCAGCTCGATACCGAGCCCGACGGAGAGACCGCCGGCCTCGCCGGCGCCGCGGTTGGCCGCCTCCATCACGCCGGGGCCGCCGCCGGTGATCACCGCGTAGCCGGCCCGGGCCAGTGCCGCGCCCAGTTCCTCGGCCAGCCGGCACTCCGGGCTGTCCGGCTTGCTGCGGGCGGAACCGAAGACGCTCACCGCCGGGGGCAGGTCGGCGAGGGTGTCGAAGCCCTCGACGAACTCGGACAGGATCCGCAGGGCCCGCCAGGCGTCCTTGGTCTTCCAGTCACTGCGTCCCCGGGAGTCGAGCAGTCGCTGATCGGCAGTACTCGTCGTAATCGCCCGGTTTCGCAGCGTCACCGCACCGCGGTGCCGTTCCCCCCGGTGCCGATCCTCCCGCTGCCCCTGCCCGGCCGACTTCCCGCTGCTCTCGCCCATGTGGTCACCGTAATGGAGCGGATCCGGCGCGACGCGCTGGCCCGGGAGCCCGAGAAAATCTGGGATACGGGCAACTAAATCGCTGGCTCGCACGTCTTACTATTCACATACCCGGTATACCCCGGGCGACGCGCCTTCGGGGGAGGAGCCAGCGTTGATCAGTAACAGCGAGATGATCCGGATCCGCCGTCAGATGCAGCGGCGGATCCGCGACGTGGTGGCCGAGCGCCGCCGCGCCCGGATGATGGAGACCCACCGCACCGACCTCACCGGCGAGACCGGCGAGGCGGATGCGCCCCTGACGACGAGCGTCTGACGATCCGGGGCCCGCCAGGCGGGTGCGGGCCCCGGATCGCGGCGCGTCAGGCCGGGGCGAGCCAGCGGTGCAGGGTGGCCGCACCGTCCCGGATCTTGGTCAGTTCGACGTGCTCGTCCTTGTGGTGCGCCAGGTTCGGGTCGCCGGGGCCGAAGTTCAGCGCCGGGATGCCCATGGCCGCGAACCGCGCCACGTCCGTCCAGCCCAGCTTGCCGATCGGAGCGGCGCCGACCGCCGCCAGGAACTCCTGCGCCGCCGGGTTGTCCAGCCCGGGTGGCGCGCCGGCCGCCGCGTCGGTGACCGCCAGGTCGAAGCCGGCGAAGACCTCGCGCAGGTGCGCCTCGGCGCCCGCCGGGTCGCGGTCCGGGGCGTACCGGTAGTTGATCTCGATCTCGCACCGGTCGGGGATGACGTTGCCGGCCACCCCACCGGTGATCCGTACCGCGTTGAGGCCCTCGCGGTAGTCGCAGCCCTCGATCGTCACCCGGCGCGCCTCGTACGTGGTCAGCCGCCGCAGCACCTCGCTCGCGCCGTGGATGGCGTTCACCCCGTGCCAGGAGCGCGCCGCGTGGGCCCGCTCCCCGTGCGTCGTGATCACCGCCCGCATGGTGCCCTGGCAGCCCGCCTCGACGATCCCGTACGTCGGCTCCAGCAGCACCGCGAAGTCGGCCTCCAGCCACTCCGGGTGGCTCTGCGCGACCAGGGTGAGGCCGTTGTACTTCGACTCGATCTCCTCGGCCTCGTAGAAGAAGTACGTGACGTCGTAGCGCGGGTCGGGCAGCGTGACCGCCAGGTGCAGCGCGAACGCCACGCCGGACTTCATGTCGGAGGTGCCGCAGCCGTACATCAGGTCGCCGCGCATGGTCGAGGGGAAGTTGCCGTTGAGCGGGACGGTGTCCAGATGGCCGGCGAGCACCACACGCTGTGCCCGGCCCAGGTCGGTACGGGCCATGACGGTGTTCTGGTGCCGATAGGTGGCCAGGTGCGGCACACGGAGCAGCACCTCCTCGACGCAGTCGGCGATCGCCTTCTCGTTGAGGGAGACCGACTCGATGTCGACCAGGGCGCGGGTCAGCGCCACCGGATCGGCCAGGACCTCGGGGGTCAACGGGTTCTGCATGTCTCGCACGGTACCGTCAACCTCGGCGGGCCAGGGAACACGTTCGGCGAGGCCCGCGGCCGCGAGCAGCGGCGGACGCCGTTGCCGGAACGAAAGGTGACATCGTGACGTCCGCACCATCCGCCTGGGGCATCGGCCTGGCCACCGTCACCGCCGAGGACCAGGTGCTCGACACCTGGTACCCGACCGGCAAGCTGGGCCTGGGCGAGCTGCCGCTGGTGCCCGGCGAGGACCAGGCCGACGTGCTCGACCTGCCGCCGGGCGCGATCGGCGCGCGTGCGCTGCCCGGCCTGCGCACCGTCGAGGTGACCACGGTGATCGGTTCGCTGGACGACCCGATCAAGGACGCCGCCGACGCGTACCTGCGGTTGCACCTGCTCTCCCACCGCCTGGTGCGGCCCAACGAGCTGAACCTCGACGGCATCTTCGGCAAGCTGGCGAACGTGGCCTGGACCTCGGCCGGGCCGTGCCCGCCGGAGCGGGTGGACGAGCTGCGCGTCATCGAGCGGGCCGCCGGCCGCCACCTGTCCGTGTACGGGGTGGACAAGTTCCCCCGGATGACCGACTACGTGGTGCCGTCGGGGGTGCGGATCGCCGACGCGGACCGGGTCCGGCTCGGCGCGTACCTGTCCTCCGGCACCACCGTGATGCACGAGGGCTTCTGCAACTTCAACGCCGGCACGCTGGGCACCTCGATGGTCGAGGGCCGCATCGTGCAGGGCGTGGTGGTCGGCGACGGCTCCGACGTCGGGGCGGGGGCCTCGATCATGGGCACGCTCTCGGGGGGCGGCACCGAGAAGGTGCGCATCGGTGAGCGGAGCCTGATCGGCGCGAACGCCGGCATCGGCATCTCGCTCGGTGACGACTGCGTGGTGGAGGCGGGCTGCTACGTCACCGCCGGCTCCAAGGTCACGCTGCCGGACGGCCGGGTGGTCAAGGCCCGCGAGCTGTCCGGCGTCGACGGGCTGCTGTTCTGGCGCAACTCGGTGACCGGCGCGCTGGAGGCGAAGCCCCGCACCGGCCAGGGCATCACGCTCAACGCCGCGCTGCACGCCAACGACTGAGCCGCACCCCCGTCCGGGTCCGCGACGGCGTCGCCGCGCGGACCCGGACGGCCGGCTCACCGCAGGCGGTACGCCTGGATGATCCGCTGGGTCACGGTGTTGCCGGCGTCGTCACGGGCGGTGGCCCGCAGCGACGCGTACCCCGGGCCGGCCGGGTGCCGGACGGTGGCCGTCCACGCCCCGCCCTGCTTCTTGAGGGTCGCCTTGCGCCAGGTCTTCCCGCCGTCGTAGGAGACGTCGACGGTCAGCGCGACGACCCGGCCGGACGGCGCGCCGGGCTGGCGCTGCACCGCCACCGGCACGGTGAACGTCCGGCCCGCCGGGGCCGAGCTGTCCACCGCGAGCGGCGGGGTGAACCGGACCGCCATGGCCGGCAGCCGGGCCGGCACGTCGCCCGGCACCCGCTTGGAGCGGAACGTCCAGCTCGCCGAGACCTCGGTGCTCAGGTCGGTGAAGCCGCGCGTCGCGGTGGTCTCCAGCCGGTAGTTGGCCGCGCCCGGCGGCACTGTGAACTCGCCGTAGCCCGGGTAGGGCGACTCGGCGAGCAGCTTGCCGTTGCGGTAGAGCCGGGTCTGCTCGGTGTCGTTGAGCGAGCCGCCCGGGTGGCCGGCCGCGTCGCTGTGCACCGGCAGCGAGACCACGAGGTTGTCGCCGGTACGGGTGATGCTCTGCTCCGGCCAGCGCGGCTGCGGGAACGACGGGCCGAAGGGGCCCTTGTTCCACTCCTCGGTGTAGGTGTGCCCGGCCCGGTAGCGGGTGGGCCCGGACCGCAGCACCGCCCGCGGCTCCAACCAGCCGTCCTCGTCCCGCTCACCGAAGTCCAGCTCGGCGCTCCAGCGGGTCTTGGCGGTGGAGAGGTGCTCGATCCGCTTACCGGGCACCTGGACCGGCAGGACGATCGCCGAGCCGCCGATGTCGTAGTCGGACTCCGGGTACACGGCCCGTTCGTTCTCCATCCCGGTGTAGCCGGCGGCGAACCGGCTCGTGACGGTGGCCAGATCGGCGGGCCGGTAGTGCCGGACGAAACCGGTCGGGAACCGGCCCGGGAACAGCTCGTTCAGGCCGTAGAAGTACGGGCTGCGCTCGGGCGCCCTCGCCTCGGTCCACTGGCTCGCGACCGCGCCGACGAAGAGGTTGCCGGAGACGTTGCGGCCGACCTGGGCCGAGTAGAGGCCGTCGAACGTGTCGGCCCAGAGCCCGAAGCTGGCTTGGAAGTCGTCGAGCTTCCAGGCCGCGGTGAGGTCGATCAGCAGCGGCACCGCGCCGCGCTGCGGCACCGTGGTACGGATCGGCTTCCCCGCCCGCGCGTCCAGCGTGAGCCGCTGGTTCCCGGTCACCACCAGCTCCGGCTGGGCGAGGAAGGTGACTTCCGACCAGCCCTGCTCGCCGGCCTGGAAGATCAGGCTCTGCACGCCGTACCGGCCCTTGGGCACCCGCAGCCGGGCCTCGCCGTCGGCGTCGTACACGTCGCGGTAGCTGGCGTCGTCGAGCCCGAGCAGGCTCGTGAAGTAGTCACCGGTCAGGGCGCCGGAGCGGTTGCGGTGCGTCACCGTCAGGTCGTAGCTCTCCACCTCGCGGTCGACAGCGAGCGGGGTCACCGTCACCGCGTCGCCGGCGCGGGCGACCAGGCGGCCGGTCCAGTAGCCGTCGGCGCCACCGAGCCGGGTGTCCACGACCACTGTCACCTGGGCGCTGCCGCCCGCCGGGACGGTGAGCCGGGAGGCACTGAGGGTGAGCATGCCGGCCGGCGCGGACCGCCCGCCCGGACCGGTGAACTCGGTGCTCAGGTCCACCGTGAGCGGGGCGTTTCCGCCGTTGCGGTAGGTGACCGTCCGGCTGATCGGCTGGTCGTCGGTGTGCGGCCAGGTCGCCAGGCCGAACGAGACGGAAGGCGGGTCGCTGGTCACCTGCTGGGTGATCGCGCGAGCGAGGTCGACCCGGCCGGCGCCCTGCTGGAACGCGGTCTGCTCCGGGTGCGGCTTCGCCGAGGCCATCAGCGTCGCCTTGTAGCGGGCAGGCGTCCAGCCGGGGTGCTGCTGGGCGAGGAGCGCGACCGCGCCGGCCACGTGCGGCGTGGCCATCGACGTGCCGGACAGCGAGGCGTACTTGTCGCCCACCGGGTCGCCGATCTCGCCGTGCGCCGCCCGGGCGGCCACGATCTCCACGCCGGGCGCGGTGATGTCCGGCTTGATCGCTCCGTCGCCGACCCGGGGGCCGCGGCTGGAGAAGTCGGCGAGCGCGTCGTCGCGGTCCACCGCGCCGACCGCGAGCGCGGCGTCGGCGGTGCCCGGCGAGCCGACCGAGCCGTCGGCGCCGTCGTTGCCGGCGGCGACCACGAAGAGCGTCCCGTGCTGCTCGGTGAGCGTCCCGATCGCCTCCTCCAGCGGGTCCACCTCCGGGGAGTCGCCGCCGCTGAGGCTCATGTTGACCACCGCGGCGTGCTGCTCGGCGGCGGCCCACTGCATGCCGGCCAGGATGGCCGAGTCGGTGCAGCCGTAGATCTCGCACACCTTTCCGGACAGCAGCGTGGCGTCCGGCGCGACGCCCCGGTACTTCCCGCCGGAGGCGGCCCCGCTGCCGGCGATGGTCGAGGCCACGTGGGTGCCGTGCCCGACGATGTCGTCCGGGTTCGTCTCCTCGGTGAAGTTGCGCGACTCGGCGACCTTGCCCGCCAGGTCCGGGTGGGTGAGGTCGACGCCGGTGTCGAGCACCGCGACCCGGACGCCCTTGCCGGTCCAGCCGGCGGCCCAGGCGGTCGGCGCGCCGATCTGCGGCACGCTGTGGTCGAGCGTCACCCGCCGCCGGCCGTCGAGCCAGATCCGCTCGACACCCCCCGCCGCGTCGAGCCGGGCGCCGGAACGGTCGGCGCTGACCGCGTTCCAGAGCGCGCCGGTGTCGCTCTTGGACGCGACGACCGCCGCGCCGGTGATCGCCGGCAGGTCGCGGGTCACCCGGACGCCGGCGAGCGGGGCCGCCGTCCGCCGGTTCGCCCCCGGCCGGTACGACACGAGCAGCGGTACGGTGTCGCGCCGCGCGTCGTCGTAGCCGGCCTCGATCAGCCCGGTGACGTCGAACAGCCGCCGGTCGAGCTTGCCGGAGCGGACCAGCGGGAGCGCGTCCTGCGGCAGTACGGTGAGGCGGCCGCGCTCGCGGCGGACCATGAACTCGATGCCGGTACGGCCGGCGCCGGGGCGTACCGCGGCGCGGCCTCCGGCGGCGACGGTGACCCGGTCCCCGGTGATCAGGGTGACGGTGGTCGCGCGGCTGCCGGCCCGGTCGGACGGACCGGTGAGCGCGGACGGGCCGGTGGGCGCGGCGGCCTGCGCGGGCACGGGCAGACCGAGCGCCAGCGCCAGGGCCATGCCCAGCGCGGCCAGTTTTCTGCGATTCCGGAGCAACCTTCCTCCTTCGTCGAACGTTTCATCGATGAAGGACACATCGATGCGGGTATCAGCATTACATACCGCGTATGCATCGGGAAGTCGCTGATCCGACGGAACCGCCACCACGCTCCCGACCGGGCCGGGACGATCGAGCGATGACCTCCATGAAGGACCGGATGCTGGCGGGCGAGCAGTACATCGCCGACGATCCCGCGATCATCGCCGACCTGGAGCGCGCGGCCCGGCTCAGCGAACGCTTCAACCGCAGCTCCGCCGACGACCCGGTGGGCCGCCTCGCCGCGCTGCGCGAACTGCTCGGCTCGCTCGGCGAGGACGCCTGGGTCCGGCCGCCGCTGCACTGCGACTACGGATACCAGACGCACATCGGCCCGCGTACGTTCGTCAACTTCAACGCGGTCCTCCTCGACGTCGCCCGCATCACCATCGGCGCCGACGTCCAGATCGGACCGAACGTGCAGCTGCTCACCGCCACCCACCCGGTCGAACCGGAGGCACGCCGAGCCAAGTGGGAATCCGCACAGCCGATCACCATCGGTGACAACGCCTGGCTCGGCGGAGGAGTGATCGTCCTGGCCGGGGTGGCCATCGGCGAGAACACGGTGGTGGGCGCCGGCGCGGTGGTAACCCGCGACCTGCCGGCCAATGTCGTGGCGGTGGGTAACCCCGCTCGTCCGATCAGGAGCCTGACCAAACCATCCTGAGCTGCATAAACACCGTTCCAGCGGATGCGTATCCCGAAACCGGCATGCACTCTGAGTAGTAGAGCGTTTACCGGGAGGCGCTATGGAACGGGTCCTCGAACTGCGGGTGCACGGAGTCTCCAACACACCGCCGGATCAGCTGCTCGGCCTGAGGGCCGGCGCGAACGGTGACGGTGGGCAACCAGCACTTGTCGCCGGCGGTCAGGTGACCGGCTTCTACCGGTCCACCACGGCCGGCCGGGACGACCCGATCATCGTCGAGGCGTACAGCTGGGGGCAGCTGACCTCCGGCGCGCGGACCCGGCGGGACGTGGAACGGGCGCTCTGGACGCTGATGCTCCCTTTCGCGCTGGCGAACGTCGCGCTGCACGCCCGCGCGAGCATCCCGCCGGACCCGGACCAGGAACGCTGGGCCAGCCGGTCCGGCATCACCGCCTGGCTCATCCGCCTGTTCTGCCTGAGCCTGACCTGCACGCTCGCCATGACCGTCACCGGTGTCGGCGTGGACCTGATCGGCTGGCAGTGCGTCGAGGCGGACTGCCTCGGCCGACTTCCCGGTCCGTGGGAGTTCCTCGGCGACCCCTGGTGGCGGCAGGGCACCCGGACGCTCGCGCTCGGGCTGCTGCTGCCGCTGCTCGTGCTGGCCGCGATCGGACTCGTCGCCTTCCGCACCTACCAGTACGAGGCACAGATGCCCGCCGACCCGCACCACCACGCGCCCGTCCCGGAGAACGGCGAGCCGGCCGAACGACCCGAGCCGCGCGAACCGCCGGAGAACCCGCTCCAGGACCCGACGTTCTGGAACGGGGAAGGGCAACTACGCCGAGCCGCGGTGCTGCACCTGTGCACCGGGGCGGTCACCGCCGCCGCCGTACCCGTCGCCGCGGTCCTGATCATGGATCCGCCGCGCGGCCTGCGGGCCGCTGTCGCCTGGCCGACCGTCGCGCTGCTCGCCGCCGTGGTGGCGATCGCCGTGGTCGCAGTGGCCCGGCCCTGGTTGAGCCGGCGCCAGGGCGCGACCCCGCTCGGCCGGTGGAGCGCTGCGGTCGCGGCGCTCACCACGCTCGGCCTGGTCGGCACGTTCGTCCTGCTGCTGGTGCCCGAAGGCCCGGCCGGCGAACCGCTGTCGACGTACCGGCCACCGGTCGGGTGCGCGGAGCAGCCGGAGGCCGCCGGCTGCCGTGCCGACCGGTCACTGCCCGGGTACGACACCGCCACCGCCTGGCTCGTCGCCTACCAGGTGCTGCTGCTGGCGGCCATCGCGGCGGCGAACCGCTCCGGCCGGCGGGCACTGGCCGGTCCCGCCGGCGGGGCGCTGCTGCTGCCGCTGGGCGCGACCTGGATCGAACGAGGAATGCCCGGCCTGCCCGACGCGCCGGACGCGCTGCACACCTGGATGCTCGTCGGCCCGGTCGCCGCGCTGGCCGGCGCCGGACTGCTCCTGCCCCGCCTGCGCCCGGCGGTGCCGACCCAGCCGCTCGGCGCGTACACCGATCTCGCCTGGCGGGGGTGCGCCCCGGCGGTCATCGCCGGTTTCGGCTGGATGATAGCGGTGGCCTACTGCGCCGGACTGCTCTACTGGGTCAGCGACCGGCTGGACGCGTCGGCCGAGCCGAGCGGCCCGAGCCGGGTGGTTCCGCCGCTCGCCGTCTTCTGGGCCGGGCTGGCCTGCGCGGTCGGCCTGCTCGCGCTGATCGGGCTGCTGATCCGGGTCGCGGTCCTGCTGCACCGCCTGCGCCTGGTGGAGTACGCCCGGCTCACCGCCAACCCCCGCCTGTCCGCGCACGACCGGCGACGCTGCCGCGACGTCAGCACGTACCGGGCGCTGCACCGGCTGGTCGGCGAGCACGCGGTCCGGCTGATGGGCTGCTACGCCGCGTTCTGCGCGATCCTGGTCACGCTCTGCTGCGCCGCCGCGCTCTCCGGCGAACGGCCGAGCCCGCTGTCCCCGTCCGGCTGGCAGACCGCGATCCACTGGACCGCCGAACGGGGGGACGCCATCCTCGGCTGGCTGCCGGTGGTGATGGCGGCGCTCGGGCTGCTGGTCTACCGCACCGACTCGGTACGCCGCTCGGTCGGCGTGATCTGGGACGTTTGCACGTTCTGGCCCCGGGCCGCGCACCCGCTCGCCCCGCCCAGCTATGCCGAGCGCGCCGTACCGGAACTCCAGACCCGGGTCGCGGGCCTGCTGGCGCTGCCGCCGCACCACAGCGACCGGATGGACGGCGTCATCCTCTCCGGGCACAGCCAGGGCACAGTCATCTGCGCCGCAGTGCTGCTGCAACTGCCCCGCCGGTGGCGGATGCGCACCTGGTTCTTCTCCTACGGCTGCCAGCTCACCCGGCTCTACGGGCGGGTCTTCCCGTCCTACTTCGGACCGGAGCGGCTACGTACGCTGGCCGGCGCGCTCACCTGGCCCGGCGGCCACGTGGCCTGGACGAACTTCTGGCGGGACACGGACCCGCTCGGCTGGCAGGTCAGTGCCGGGCAGCGGGACGTACCGGTGGTGGACCCGGAGGCGCTGCACCCGACCGGCGGCGAGGTGGCCGACCCGCCCATCCGCAGCCACAGCGGCTACCCGGAGGCGGCGGAGTTCACCCGCGAGCGCGCCGTGGTGGCCCGGCTGCTGCGCCGCACCGTGCCCTCGCCCCGGCAGCGGGCCGGCTGACGCGCGTCACTCCGGTGCCGGGTCGGCCAGGCGTACCACCAGGTCGGCGTGCACCGCCGTGGCCGCGACCAGCCGGGCGTTCTCCTCGTCGCTGCCCAGCGCCCAGGCGCGGGCCTGCTCCGGCGACTTCCCGTACGCCTCGTGCCGCGCGGTGAGCCGGCGCACCCGCACCTCCGCGTCCAGGTCGAGGAACCACACCTCGTGCAGGAGCGTCCGCACCTCCTCCCACGGGTCGTCCCGCAGCAGCAGGTAGTTGCCCTCGGTGACCACCAGGCGCGCCTCGGGCGGGACCTCGATCGCCCCGGCGACCGGCTCCTCCAGGTCACGGCGGAACTCCGGCGTCCACACCGACGTCGGTTCGAGCCGGCGCAACCGGCGCAGCATCGAGGCGAAGCCGTTGACGTCGAACGTGTCCGGCGCGCCCTTGCGCCCCGCCCGGCCGAGCCGCTCCAACGCCGTCCCGGCCAGGTGGAAGCCGTCCATCGGGACCAGCCGGGCGACCGGGCCGAGCGCGGCCACCACCCGCTGGGCGAGCGTCGACTTGCCCGCCCCCGGCGCGCCCGCGATGCCGAGCAACTGCCGCGGGCCCGCCCCGGCCAGCGTCCGCGCCCGGGCGACCAGCTCGTCGAACGGGAGCACCTGTGCCGGCGGCATCAGTCCAGCACCGGCTCGCTGATGGTGAACCGCGCCTCGACCGCCGCCTGCACCGGCTGCGGCGCCGGGTCCAGCTCCAGCTCCGGCTGCTCGCCGGAGCGCGCGTACGCCGCCTTGACCATCATCGGCGGGGACGCGCTCAGCCCGGTGTCGGCCAGCTCCCGCAGCGCTGTCACCCGGGCGCCGAGCGCCTCGGCGTACTCCCGGGCCCGGATCAGCGCGTCCGCG
This genomic window contains:
- a CDS encoding TIGR00730 family Rossman fold protein → MGESSGKSAGQGQREDRHRGERHRGAVTLRNRAITTSTADQRLLDSRGRSDWKTKDAWRALRILSEFVEGFDTLADLPPAVSVFGSARSKPDSPECRLAEELGAALARAGYAVITGGGPGVMEAANRGAGEAGGLSVGLGIELPFEQGLNDWVDLAIDFRYFFVRKTMFVKYAQAFVVLPGGFGTLDELFEALTLVQTGKVTRFPVVLMGTDYWRGLLDWLRATMAAEGKIGPADLDLIRLTDDVNEAVRHIVEAEAVLSAEQEAVREEAVARAAADQRAAAEAAPEGPAGRS
- the dapE gene encoding succinyl-diaminopimelate desuccinylase, with amino-acid sequence MQNPLTPEVLADPVALTRALVDIESVSLNEKAIADCVEEVLLRVPHLATYRHQNTVMARTDLGRAQRVVLAGHLDTVPLNGNFPSTMRGDLMYGCGTSDMKSGVAFALHLAVTLPDPRYDVTYFFYEAEEIESKYNGLTLVAQSHPEWLEADFAVLLEPTYGIVEAGCQGTMRAVITTHGERAHAARSWHGVNAIHGASEVLRRLTTYEARRVTIEGCDYREGLNAVRITGGVAGNVIPDRCEIEINYRYAPDRDPAGAEAHLREVFAGFDLAVTDAAAGAPPGLDNPAAQEFLAAVGAAPIGKLGWTDVARFAAMGIPALNFGPGDPNLAHHKDEHVELTKIRDGAATLHRWLAPA
- the dapD gene encoding 2,3,4,5-tetrahydropyridine-2,6-dicarboxylate N-succinyltransferase, producing MTSAPSAWGIGLATVTAEDQVLDTWYPTGKLGLGELPLVPGEDQADVLDLPPGAIGARALPGLRTVEVTTVIGSLDDPIKDAADAYLRLHLLSHRLVRPNELNLDGIFGKLANVAWTSAGPCPPERVDELRVIERAAGRHLSVYGVDKFPRMTDYVVPSGVRIADADRVRLGAYLSSGTTVMHEGFCNFNAGTLGTSMVEGRIVQGVVVGDGSDVGAGASIMGTLSGGGTEKVRIGERSLIGANAGIGISLGDDCVVEAGCYVTAGSKVTLPDGRVVKARELSGVDGLLFWRNSVTGALEAKPRTGQGITLNAALHAND
- a CDS encoding S8 family serine peptidase, which gives rise to MALALALGLPVPAQAAAPTGPSALTGPSDRAGSRATTVTLITGDRVTVAAGGRAAVRPGAGRTGIEFMVRRERGRLTVLPQDALPLVRSGKLDRRLFDVTGLIEAGYDDARRDTVPLLVSYRPGANRRTAAPLAGVRVTRDLPAITGAAVVASKSDTGALWNAVSADRSGARLDAAGGVERIWLDGRRRVTLDHSVPQIGAPTAWAAGWTGKGVRVAVLDTGVDLTHPDLAGKVAESRNFTEETNPDDIVGHGTHVASTIAGSGAASGGKYRGVAPDATLLSGKVCEIYGCTDSAILAGMQWAAAEQHAAVVNMSLSGGDSPEVDPLEEAIGTLTEQHGTLFVVAAGNDGADGSVGSPGTADAALAVGAVDRDDALADFSSRGPRVGDGAIKPDITAPGVEIVAARAAHGEIGDPVGDKYASLSGTSMATPHVAGAVALLAQQHPGWTPARYKATLMASAKPHPEQTAFQQGAGRVDLARAITQQVTSDPPSVSFGLATWPHTDDQPISRTVTYRNGGNAPLTVDLSTEFTGPGGRSAPAGMLTLSASRLTVPAGGSAQVTVVVDTRLGGADGYWTGRLVARAGDAVTVTPLAVDREVESYDLTVTHRNRSGALTGDYFTSLLGLDDASYRDVYDADGEARLRVPKGRYGVQSLIFQAGEQGWSEVTFLAQPELVVTGNQRLTLDARAGKPIRTTVPQRGAVPLLIDLTAAWKLDDFQASFGLWADTFDGLYSAQVGRNVSGNLFVGAVASQWTEARAPERSPYFYGLNELFPGRFPTGFVRHYRPADLATVTSRFAAGYTGMENERAVYPESDYDIGGSAIVLPVQVPGKRIEHLSTAKTRWSAELDFGERDEDGWLEPRAVLRSGPTRYRAGHTYTEEWNKGPFGPSFPQPRWPEQSITRTGDNLVVSLPVHSDAAGHPGGSLNDTEQTRLYRNGKLLAESPYPGYGEFTVPPGAANYRLETTATRGFTDLSTEVSASWTFRSKRVPGDVPARLPAMAVRFTPPLAVDSSAPAGRTFTVPVAVQRQPGAPSGRVVALTVDVSYDGGKTWRKATLKKQGGAWTATVRHPAGPGYASLRATARDDAGNTVTQRIIQAYRLR
- a CDS encoding sugar O-acetyltransferase; translation: MTSMKDRMLAGEQYIADDPAIIADLERAARLSERFNRSSADDPVGRLAALRELLGSLGEDAWVRPPLHCDYGYQTHIGPRTFVNFNAVLLDVARITIGADVQIGPNVQLLTATHPVEPEARRAKWESAQPITIGDNAWLGGGVIVLAGVAIGENTVVGAGAVVTRDLPANVVAVGNPARPIRSLTKPS
- a CDS encoding nucleoside/nucleotide kinase family protein, with the translated sequence MPPAQVLPFDELVARARTLAGAGPRQLLGIAGAPGAGKSTLAQRVVAALGPVARLVPMDGFHLAGTALERLGRAGRKGAPDTFDVNGFASMLRRLRRLEPTSVWTPEFRRDLEEPVAGAIEVPPEARLVVTEGNYLLLRDDPWEEVRTLLHEVWFLDLDAEVRVRRLTARHEAYGKSPEQARAWALGSDEENARLVAATAVHADLVVRLADPAPE